One Pleuronectes platessa chromosome 20, fPlePla1.1, whole genome shotgun sequence DNA window includes the following coding sequences:
- the acbd5a gene encoding acyl-CoA-binding domain-containing protein 5A: MEVESVRMEVEDQQLLIQRRFDAAVKVIKSLAPDGPFQPSNDMMLRFYSYYKQATVGACNIPRPGFWDAVGKAKWDSWDSLGNMSKEEAMVAYVDEMKLILEGMPMTDEVEELLRVLGPFYEMIDEKKKITQVSDLSTGFGSMLNSMPSKSIAKSIVRTMEMNGTLETRPARLKPKEVKERPEEEAQEEEEEEDDSDDEEEEEEEEEEEEEGTREVRKDLISDKKSAASHPKKKSSARRHKGPLSNGKVANGVAHLTNGSHSLNGVHAPGGPTGEPLLNGHHADPRADVSGPHHVASDSDSEVYCDSVDQFGQEENPDHNQSLDDLDDEENHALQPLEAAQGIQEEVQGPPQAIRCGGEDGETSGTMSQGQKMESDMPDSSVVRGGRGSRSACRSSGALMPTHGGGDGDRGRWGGAATPMGNLNEQIVVALARLQEDMQSVLERLHTLEALSSSQARPMALSPTYPSSPVTKRSQKPSWWPFDISPTSVAFAVIWPFVVQWLIRLLLQRSRRRIN; the protein is encoded by the exons ATGGAGGTGGAGAGCGTCAGGATGGAGGTGGAGGATCAGCAGCTTCTGATCCAGCGGAGGTTCGATGCCGCCGTGAAAGTGATCAAGAGTTTAGCCCCTGATG GTCCCTTCCAGCCGTCCAATGACATGATGCTGAGGTTCTACAGTTATTATAAACAAGCAACCGTGGGCGCGTGCAATATACCCCGGCCCGGCTTCTGGGACGCAGTCGGCAAAGCAAAATG GGATTCTTGGGATTCTCTTGGAAACATGTCCAAAGAAGAAGCAATGGTCGCCTACGTGGATGAAATGAAACTG ATCCTGGAGGGCATGCCCATGACGGATGAGGTGGAGGAGCTCCTCCGCGTCCTCGGTCCGTTCTACGAGATGAtcgatgagaagaagaagatcacgCAGGTTTCCGACCTGAGCACAG GTTTTGGTTCGATGCTGAATTCAATGCCATCGAAGAGCATCGCTAAGAGCATCGTCAGAACCATGGAGATGAACGGCACTCTGGAGACTCGGCCTGCCAGGCTCAAACCAAAGGAAGTGAAGGAAAGGCCAGAGGAagaagcacaagaggaggaggaggaggaggatgacagtgacgatgaggaggaggaggaagaagaagaggaagaagaagaagaaggaacaaGGGAGGTTAGAAAAG ATTTGATTTCAGacaaaaaatctgcagcttctcATCCAAAGAAGAAGAGTTCAGCCAGGAGACACAAGGGGCCGCTGTCAAATGGCAAAGTGGCGAACGGAGTCGCCCATCTGACCAATGGGAGTCATTCCCTGAATGGTGTCCACGCCCCAGGGGGTCCAACGGGTGAGCCTCTGCTCAACGGTCACCATGCGG ATCCCAGAGCCGACGTGTCTGGTCCCCATCACGTGGCCAGTGACTCAGACAGTGAAGTGTACTGCGACTCCGTGGACCAGTTTGGACAGGAAGAG AACCCCGACCATAACCAGTCCCTGGACGACCTGGATGATGAGGAGAACCATGCGCTGCAGCCGCTGGAGGCAGCACAGGGAATCCAGGAGGAGGTCCAGGGACCACCACAGGCCATCAGGTGTGGAGGAGAAGACGGAGAAACCAGTGGGACGATGTCTCAGGGGCAGAAAATGGAATCAGACATGCCAGACAGCTCAGTGGTCAGAGGAGGACGAG GCTCCAGGTCTGCATGCCGCAGCTCCGGAGCACTGATGCCCACGCACGGTGGTGGAGACGGGGACCGGGGCCGCTGGGGGGGGGCAGCCACACCCATGGGGAACCTGAATGAGCAGATCGTGGTGGCGCTGGCCCGACTGCAGGAGGACATGCAGAGCGTCCTGGAGAGGCTGCACACGCTGGAGGCTCTGTCTTCCAGTCAG gCAAGACCAATGGCTCTGTCTCCAACTTACCCATCATCCCCAGTGACTAAGAGGAGTCAG AAGCCATCCTGGTGGCCTTTTGACATCTCTCCGACCAGTGTGGCCTTCGCTGTGATTTGGCCGTTTGTGGTGCAGTGGCTTAtccgcctcctcctgcagaggagTAGAAG ACGAATCAACTGA